In Armatimonadota bacterium, the genomic stretch CTTCTTTCGTGCGGTATGACGCGGCGGCGGGGCTGGCGAACTGCGTTCTGACCAAGGTTCCTTTGACGACGGATATGCGGCTGGATATTCCGGCGATGGCGGCTCGGGCTTCGGATCGCACGCGGTTGATCTTTATTGCTAACCCGAATAACCCGACAGGCACGATTGTTTCTCAGGTGGAGATTGAGGGGCTCTTGCAGTCGGTTCCTTCTTCGGCGGTAGTTGTGCTGGACGAGGCTTACTTTGAGTTCGCGCAGGGCGCGCCGGGGATGCCGAATTCGCTGGATTTCTTGTCGCGGTTCCCGAACGTGGTGGGGATGCGGACGATGAGCAAGGCTTATGGGTTGGCCGGGCTGCGGGTTGGTTACGCGTTTGTTTCGCCGGAGATTTCGGATGCGATTGACCGGGCTCGGGAGCCGTTTAACGTGAATATCTTGGCTCAGGCGGCGGCGATTGGGGCTTTGTCGGACGACGAGTATGTGGCCAGGACAGTTGCGATGAACCAGGCGGGGCTTGATCGGCTGACGGCGTTGTTTAAGGAGACGGGCGGGACGCCCTATGAGAGTCACGCGAACTTTATCCTCGCGGATATTGGTCAGCCAGCGGAGCCAGTTTTCCAGGCGTTATTGCGGAAGGGCGTGATTACGCGGTCCGGCCACGTCTTGGGATTGCCAAATTGCTTACGCGTTAGTGTGGGAACTCCTGAAGAACTTGACGTTTTTGTTGAGAGTTATCGTGAGGTCTTGGCAGCAAAAAGCCCTGCTCACGTTTAAGCGTTAA encodes the following:
- the hisC gene encoding histidinol-phosphate transaminase, which produces MSETPIRPAILKMSPYSPGKPIGEVQRELGLDRVIKLASNENPLGPSPRAVEAVKAAAETLHLYPDASCFSLREALAAKYGLPMNQIVVGNGSDEIIHLLGQIFLEDEGDEIIVGDPSFVRYDAAAGLANCVLTKVPLTTDMRLDIPAMAARASDRTRLIFIANPNNPTGTIVSQVEIEGLLQSVPSSAVVVLDEAYFEFAQGAPGMPNSLDFLSRFPNVVGMRTMSKAYGLAGLRVGYAFVSPEISDAIDRAREPFNVNILAQAAAIGALSDDEYVARTVAMNQAGLDRLTALFKETGGTPYESHANFILADIGQPAEPVFQALLRKGVITRSGHVLGLPNCLRVSVGTPEELDVFVESYREVLAAKSPAHV